From Haloglomus litoreum, the proteins below share one genomic window:
- a CDS encoding CGCGG family rSAM-modified RiPP protein codes for MSGADGADARDHDLDAVDPDDAVVVDPADPGLAADHDGSWSVNLEQPVHAEDRDRLVRAALLAVERTAPGHHVNLVTHGDHGHPESYLYEELDARDLDHEFVERCGCGGFVTRVHVRE; via the coding sequence ATGAGCGGCGCCGACGGGGCCGACGCCCGCGACCACGACCTCGACGCCGTCGACCCGGACGACGCCGTCGTCGTCGACCCCGCCGACCCCGGTCTCGCAGCGGATCACGACGGTTCCTGGTCGGTCAACCTCGAACAGCCGGTCCACGCCGAGGACCGCGACCGCCTCGTCCGGGCGGCGCTGCTGGCGGTCGAGCGGACCGCCCCCGGCCACCACGTCAATCTCGTCACGCACGGCGACCACGGCCACCCCGAGAGCTACCTGTACGAGGAACTCGACGCCCGCGACCTCGACCACGAGTTCGTCGAGCGCTGTGGCTGTGGCGGCTTCGTCACCCGGGTCCACGTCCGGGAGTGA
- a CDS encoding helix-turn-helix domain-containing protein — protein MPHAEVTVTLPPAVWIGAVSREYPEATFRVLSAVPREEDGFGLVEVRTETPDAVLEWMREAPGLTAVEAIRRDPEGLVVQFETTEPLLLASVQASGVPLSLPVEIRDGRAHLELTASRDRIAALGEAFDDLGVTYSLDRLYESVEAAAPLTEKQREVLLEALERGYYDTPRTTTLSDLADELGMANSTLSEILHRAEEAVVKSFVADRLDTDLDVAPPDS, from the coding sequence ATGCCCCACGCGGAGGTGACGGTCACGCTGCCGCCGGCGGTCTGGATCGGCGCGGTGTCCCGCGAGTACCCGGAGGCGACGTTCCGGGTCCTCTCGGCGGTGCCGCGCGAGGAGGACGGCTTCGGCCTCGTCGAGGTCCGCACCGAGACGCCGGACGCGGTGCTCGAGTGGATGCGCGAGGCGCCGGGACTGACGGCGGTCGAGGCCATCCGGCGGGACCCCGAGGGACTCGTGGTCCAGTTCGAGACGACGGAGCCGCTGTTGCTGGCCTCGGTGCAGGCCTCCGGCGTGCCGCTGTCGCTCCCGGTCGAGATACGGGACGGCCGGGCGCATCTCGAACTGACGGCCTCGCGCGACCGCATCGCGGCGCTGGGCGAGGCCTTCGACGACCTCGGCGTGACGTACTCGCTGGACCGGCTGTACGAGTCCGTGGAGGCGGCCGCGCCGCTGACCGAGAAACAGCGCGAGGTCCTGCTCGAGGCGCTGGAGCGGGGGTACTACGACACCCCGCGCACGACGACGCTCTCGGACCTGGCCGACGAGCTGGGGATGGCGAACTCGACGCTCAGCGAGATCCTCCACCGCGCCGAGGAGGCCGTCGTGAAGTCGTTCGTCGCCGACCGCCTGGACACCGACCTGGACGTGGCGCCGCCGGACTCGTAG
- a CDS encoding TIGR04053 family radical SAM/SPASM domain-containing protein, giving the protein MRPTDVDTDRRPFVLVWEVTQACDLACDHCRADAHPERHPRELTTAEGRALLDDAARFADGADTDTEQLVVLSGGDPMKRPDLPELVRHGTDAGCRMTLTPSGTAGLDREALAELHGRGLRRLALSLDGGDAASHDAFRGETGSFETTVRAAEHARELGLPLQVNTTVCADTVEELPAIRDLVRDLGAVLWSVFFLVPVGRGATLDPVPPARAERVMEWLHEVRADAPFAVKTTEAPFYRRVAMQRAREEAEGGPDGPPSGAMERRTGIVAGDGFAFVSHVGDVYPSGFLPEPAGNVRESSVVDIYREADLFRRLRDRDALSGKCGACEFRAVCGGSRSRAYAHTGDPLASDPLCPYVPEGYDGPVPGPAHEPREFTTGD; this is encoded by the coding sequence ATGCGACCGACCGACGTCGACACCGACCGGCGACCGTTCGTCCTCGTCTGGGAGGTGACGCAGGCGTGCGACCTCGCGTGCGACCACTGTCGCGCCGACGCCCACCCCGAGCGCCACCCGCGCGAACTCACGACCGCGGAGGGGCGAGCCCTGCTGGACGATGCCGCCCGCTTCGCCGACGGGGCCGACACGGACACCGAGCAACTCGTCGTCCTCTCCGGCGGCGACCCGATGAAGCGCCCGGACCTCCCCGAACTCGTCCGCCACGGGACCGACGCCGGCTGCCGCATGACGCTCACGCCCTCCGGGACCGCGGGGCTCGACCGCGAGGCGCTGGCGGAACTCCACGGGCGAGGGCTCCGTCGGCTGGCGCTCAGTCTCGACGGCGGCGACGCCGCGAGCCACGACGCCTTCCGCGGGGAGACCGGCAGCTTCGAGACGACCGTCCGCGCGGCCGAGCACGCCCGCGAACTCGGCCTCCCGCTCCAGGTCAACACCACCGTCTGTGCCGACACCGTCGAGGAGCTGCCGGCCATCCGCGACCTGGTGCGCGATCTGGGCGCGGTGCTGTGGTCGGTGTTCTTCCTCGTCCCCGTCGGTCGGGGGGCGACGCTCGACCCGGTTCCGCCGGCACGCGCCGAGCGCGTGATGGAGTGGCTCCACGAGGTCCGCGCGGATGCCCCGTTCGCCGTCAAGACGACCGAGGCGCCGTTCTACCGGCGTGTCGCGATGCAGCGCGCACGGGAGGAAGCGGAGGGGGGGCCGGATGGTCCCCCGTCGGGCGCGATGGAGCGCCGCACCGGCATCGTCGCCGGCGACGGGTTCGCCTTCGTCAGCCATGTCGGCGACGTCTACCCCTCGGGCTTCCTCCCCGAACCCGCGGGCAACGTCCGCGAGTCGTCCGTCGTGGACATCTACCGCGAGGCCGACCTCTTCCGGCGGCTGCGCGACCGTGACGCCCTCTCCGGGAAGTGCGGCGCCTGCGAGTTCCGTGCGGTCTGCGGTGGCTCGCGCTCGCGGGCCTACGCCCACACCGGCGACCCGCTCGCCAGCGACCCGCTCTGCCCGTACGTCCCCGAGGGCTACGACGGACCGGTTCCCGGGCCTGCCCACGAGCCGCGGGAGTTCACAACGGGAGATTGA
- a CDS encoding DUF2249 domain-containing protein, translating to MTTETRSNDGTELDVRDVPPAERHGRIHDAFAALDPGEALTIVNDHDPKPLFYEFQAEVDAFDADAYRMERRGVNEFVATLPKRDPGEVEG from the coding sequence ATGACGACCGAGACGCGGTCCAACGACGGCACCGAACTCGACGTGCGGGACGTTCCCCCGGCCGAGCGGCATGGACGCATCCACGACGCGTTCGCCGCGCTCGACCCGGGCGAGGCACTCACCATCGTCAACGACCACGACCCGAAGCCGCTGTTCTACGAGTTCCAGGCCGAGGTCGACGCGTTCGACGCCGACGCCTACCGGATGGAGCGCCGGGGGGTGAACGAGTTCGTCGCCACGCTCCCGAAGCGCGACCCCGGGGAGGTGGAGGGATGA
- a CDS encoding CPBP family intramembrane glutamic endopeptidase gives MPAASTTAPPAAGRRSGWWYVGGAVALTVLGVVMSTLLALPAVLLGAATLETFVLSVVLGEAGFVAAAAFFVLITDRGLAYVDRGLPGSWGLVAAVILGAFVFRTVVVAGAVALGLDPSPPSLVDAPIPVETLLAVMIPASILVVGPAEELLFRGTIQKYLRERFAATGAILGAGLLFAVVHVPTLVVTSGPSAALSLGVILLVGLSFGWLYERTGSLVAAMVAHGGYNALIFGSGLVLTRLV, from the coding sequence ATGCCCGCTGCGTCTACGACCGCCCCACCGGCGGCCGGCCGGCGCTCCGGCTGGTGGTACGTCGGCGGCGCCGTGGCCCTCACCGTCCTCGGCGTCGTGATGTCGACCCTCCTCGCGCTCCCGGCCGTCCTCCTCGGGGCGGCGACCCTGGAGACGTTCGTGCTCTCGGTCGTGCTGGGGGAGGCGGGGTTCGTGGCCGCGGCCGCCTTCTTCGTCCTCATCACGGACCGGGGGCTGGCGTACGTCGACCGCGGGCTGCCGGGCTCGTGGGGGCTGGTCGCTGCCGTCATCCTCGGGGCGTTCGTGTTCCGGACGGTCGTGGTGGCCGGCGCGGTGGCGCTCGGGCTCGACCCCTCGCCGCCGTCGCTGGTCGACGCGCCCATCCCGGTCGAGACGCTGCTGGCCGTGATGATCCCCGCGTCCATCCTCGTCGTCGGCCCCGCCGAGGAGCTGCTGTTCCGGGGCACGATACAGAAGTACCTCCGCGAGCGGTTCGCGGCGACCGGCGCCATCCTCGGCGCCGGCCTCCTGTTCGCGGTCGTCCACGTCCCGACGCTCGTGGTGACCTCGGGGCCGAGCGCGGCGCTCTCGCTCGGCGTCATCCTCCTCGTCGGCCTCTCGTTCGGCTGGCTCTACGAGCGGACCGGCTCCCTCGTCGCGGCGATGGTCGCCCACGGCGGCTACAACGCGCTCATCTTCGGGAGCGGGCTGGTGCTGACACGGCTGGTGTGA
- a CDS encoding O-methyltransferase — MTDLHSDAVARLLARAGPPRDAVLRELDARADREGFPTVGPEVGRALALCVRLMGARTVLELGSGFGYSAYWMARALPEGGRVTLTDRDADRLADARSSFERGGLADRALFEHGDAVAFAEACTDRFDLVVLDHDTADYVRGFDAVRDLVVPGGAVVTDNVAAYGDVLTPDGLAATLDGEPAPNERTRLVADFLDHVGAAPGFETYLLPLGEGMAVSCRVGRA; from the coding sequence ATGACCGACCTCCACTCCGACGCCGTGGCGCGATTGCTGGCGCGGGCGGGACCGCCGCGTGACGCGGTCCTGCGGGAACTGGATGCGCGCGCCGACCGCGAGGGGTTCCCGACCGTCGGTCCGGAGGTCGGGCGGGCGCTCGCACTCTGCGTACGGCTCATGGGGGCACGGACGGTTCTGGAGCTGGGCTCCGGCTTCGGATACTCCGCGTACTGGATGGCCCGTGCGCTCCCCGAGGGGGGGAGGGTGACCCTCACCGACCGCGATGCCGACCGCCTGGCCGACGCACGGTCGTCCTTCGAGCGCGGAGGGCTTGCCGACCGGGCCCTGTTCGAGCACGGTGACGCCGTCGCGTTCGCCGAGGCGTGTACCGACCGCTTCGACCTCGTCGTCCTGGACCACGACACCGCCGACTACGTTCGTGGCTTCGACGCCGTCCGCGACCTGGTGGTCCCGGGAGGGGCTGTCGTCACGGACAACGTCGCGGCCTACGGCGACGTGCTCACGCCCGATGGGCTGGCGGCGACGCTCGACGGCGAACCGGCGCCCAACGAGCGGACGCGGCTCGTCGCCGACTTCCTCGATCACGTCGGGGCAGCTCCCGGGTTCGAGACCTACCTCCTCCCGCTCGGCGAGGGGATGGCCGTCTCCTGCCGGGTCGGACGGGCCTGA
- a CDS encoding phytoene desaturase family protein produces the protein MTRNALASESVVVVGAGIGGLSAACHLADAGADVTVVEQRDEPGGVAGRIERDGFRFDTGPSWYLMPETFERFFGRFDREPADYYDLTRLDPNYRVCWKDGDTATMPADRAGQRELFEAYEDGAGDALEEYLAGAAEAYEVGMSEFVYERRPRWRDWVDPELLRAARGLTLLGSMDDHVREFFDHRKLRQLVEYTLVFLGGSPYNTPALYSLMSHVDMNGGVYYPTGGMRAVVDAMATLARGLGVEFRLGHEVTAVESVPDGLFVTTAGDGPDPRADRVVCNVPPATAERDLLPPDARDHRPGRWDDRTYAPSAFMLYLGVEGRLPELEHHTLVLPTNWDAHFEAIFDAPRWPANPSYYVNVPSRTDDTVAPDGHETVVVLVPIAPGLDDGPTARTRYREQVLDDLAAHAGVDLRDRIVVEESACVSEFANVGYPQGTALGLAHTLTQTGPLRPSHPSDAMDGLYYTGSFTDPGIGVPMCLVSGEHAAAAVREDATPEREGPLSRMGLRSD, from the coding sequence ATGACCCGCAACGCACTCGCCTCGGAGTCGGTGGTCGTCGTGGGCGCGGGCATCGGCGGGCTCTCGGCGGCGTGCCATCTCGCCGACGCCGGCGCCGACGTGACCGTGGTCGAACAGCGCGACGAGCCGGGCGGGGTCGCCGGGCGCATCGAGCGCGACGGCTTCCGGTTCGACACCGGCCCCTCCTGGTACCTGATGCCGGAGACGTTCGAGCGGTTCTTCGGCCGGTTCGACCGCGAGCCCGCCGACTACTACGACCTGACGCGGCTCGACCCGAACTACCGTGTCTGCTGGAAGGACGGCGACACCGCGACGATGCCGGCCGATCGGGCGGGCCAGCGCGAGCTGTTCGAGGCCTACGAGGACGGCGCCGGCGACGCGCTCGAGGAGTACCTCGCGGGCGCCGCCGAGGCCTACGAGGTCGGTATGTCGGAGTTCGTCTACGAGCGGCGGCCGCGGTGGCGCGACTGGGTCGACCCCGAACTGCTGCGGGCGGCCCGCGGGCTCACCCTGCTGGGGTCGATGGACGACCACGTCCGCGAGTTCTTCGACCACCGGAAGCTCCGCCAGCTCGTCGAGTACACGCTCGTCTTCCTCGGCGGATCGCCGTACAACACCCCGGCGCTGTACTCGCTGATGAGCCACGTCGACATGAACGGGGGCGTCTACTACCCGACGGGCGGGATGCGGGCCGTGGTGGACGCGATGGCGACGCTGGCGCGGGGGCTGGGCGTCGAGTTCCGGCTCGGCCACGAGGTGACCGCCGTCGAGTCCGTCCCGGACGGCCTGTTCGTGACCACGGCGGGCGACGGGCCGGACCCGCGGGCGGACCGCGTGGTCTGCAACGTCCCGCCCGCCACCGCCGAGCGGGACCTGCTCCCGCCGGACGCCCGGGACCACCGGCCCGGCCGCTGGGACGACCGGACGTACGCCCCGTCGGCGTTCATGCTGTACCTGGGCGTCGAGGGGCGACTGCCGGAACTGGAGCACCACACGCTCGTCCTGCCGACGAACTGGGACGCCCACTTCGAGGCCATCTTCGACGCGCCGCGGTGGCCCGCGAACCCCTCCTACTACGTGAACGTCCCGTCCCGGACGGACGACACGGTCGCCCCCGACGGCCACGAGACGGTCGTCGTCCTCGTCCCCATCGCGCCCGGCCTGGACGACGGTCCGACGGCACGGACGCGCTACCGCGAGCAGGTGCTCGACGACCTGGCCGCACACGCCGGCGTCGACCTCCGGGACCGGATCGTCGTCGAGGAGTCGGCCTGCGTCTCGGAGTTCGCGAACGTCGGCTACCCGCAGGGGACGGCGCTCGGCCTGGCGCACACGCTCACCCAGACCGGCCCCCTCCGGCCGAGCCACCCCTCGGACGCGATGGACGGGCTCTACTACACCGGTTCGTTCACCGACCCCGGTATCGGCGTCCCGATGTGTCTCGTCAGTGGCGAGCACGCGGCCGCCGCGGTCCGCGAGGACGCCACCCCGGAGCGCGAGGGCCCGCTCTCGCGGATGGGACTCCGCTCGGACTGA
- the mutS gene encoding DNA mismatch repair protein MutS yields the protein MTDSPDDGGDRDWFGTGEPTEASGIVGEYVALAREAEADVLAMQMGDFYEFFGEDAELVGAELDLKVSQRSSGGENYAMAGVPVDDLAPYLKALVERGYRVAVADQHPVDDGHERRVDRIVTPGTLLDPSGDDAQYLATLVRGDDRGEPTVGLAFLDVTTGRFHATAVSGPDAESRALTECYRFAPTEVLPGPDARNDDALLERLRESLGADGGETRLTLHDAEAFAPGRAKHTLREQFGDGAAQSVGLDSEAAIQAAGAALAYVAETGVGALASVSRIQAYTPDDHVSLDATTQRNLELTEPMTGNGRSLFDTLDHTETSAGRRLLKEWLGRPRRDRAELERRQGAVAALAADAMARDRLRETLDGTYDLERLASRTASGSAGPDALLRVRETLAELPALVEAVEASPRLADSPVADLFADLDRESAREVREELEAALADDPPKSLTAGGLIRPEYDEELAELVEHHDEAAEWLDSLAAREKREHGLTHVSVGRNKTDGYYIQVGKSESDDVPDHYEAIKTLKNSERFVTEDLEEREREIMRLEEQRGDLEAEVFRDLRERVGAHAELLQAVGRAFAELDTLCSLAEHAVRNDWVQPELTDEDVLDLRAARHPVVEQSVEFVPNDLRLDRDRRFLLVTGPNMSGKSTYMRQAALVTLLAQVGSFVPAREARVGLVDGVYTRVGALDELAQGRSTFMVEMQELSNILHNATEDSLVILDEVGRGTATYDGISIAWAATEWLSSAQATAPSPKVLFATHYHELTMLADHIDTVENVHVAADEQDGDVTFLRTVRDGAADRSYGIHVAELAGVPDPVVKRSREVLQRLRDEEAIDVRGSEDEVTGESKQVVFDLGSGQLRGQASADGGDGETVDPVTESVLEELQGVDVEDTSPVELLSQVQEWQRRLDD from the coding sequence ATGACAGACTCGCCCGACGACGGAGGGGACCGCGACTGGTTCGGCACCGGGGAGCCGACCGAGGCGTCGGGCATCGTCGGCGAGTACGTCGCCCTCGCGCGCGAGGCCGAGGCGGACGTGCTGGCGATGCAGATGGGTGATTTTTACGAGTTCTTCGGGGAGGACGCCGAACTCGTCGGCGCGGAGCTGGACCTGAAGGTCTCGCAACGGTCGTCGGGCGGCGAGAACTACGCGATGGCCGGCGTCCCGGTGGACGACCTCGCACCGTACCTGAAGGCGCTCGTCGAGCGCGGCTACCGGGTCGCGGTGGCCGACCAGCATCCCGTCGATGACGGCCACGAGCGCCGGGTCGACCGCATCGTCACGCCGGGGACGCTGCTCGACCCGAGCGGCGACGACGCACAGTACCTCGCGACGCTGGTGCGCGGTGACGACCGTGGCGAGCCGACCGTCGGCCTCGCCTTCCTCGACGTGACGACCGGGCGCTTCCACGCCACCGCCGTTTCGGGCCCGGACGCCGAGTCGCGCGCGCTGACCGAGTGCTACCGCTTCGCCCCGACCGAGGTGCTGCCGGGTCCCGACGCCCGCAACGACGACGCGCTGCTGGAGCGGCTGCGCGAGTCGCTCGGCGCCGACGGTGGCGAGACGCGGCTCACGCTCCACGACGCCGAGGCGTTCGCGCCCGGCCGGGCGAAGCACACCCTGCGCGAGCAGTTCGGCGACGGCGCCGCCCAGAGCGTCGGGCTCGACTCGGAGGCCGCTATCCAGGCCGCGGGCGCGGCGCTTGCGTACGTCGCGGAGACGGGCGTGGGCGCGCTGGCGTCGGTCTCGCGCATCCAGGCGTACACACCCGACGACCACGTCTCGCTCGACGCGACCACCCAGCGCAACCTCGAACTCACGGAGCCGATGACCGGCAACGGCCGGTCGCTGTTCGACACGCTCGACCACACGGAGACGAGTGCGGGTCGGCGCCTCCTGAAGGAGTGGCTCGGCCGCCCGCGCCGCGACCGCGCGGAACTCGAACGCCGGCAGGGTGCGGTCGCGGCGCTCGCCGCCGACGCGATGGCCCGGGACCGCCTGCGCGAGACGCTCGACGGGACCTACGACCTCGAACGGCTGGCCTCGCGCACGGCGTCGGGGAGCGCCGGCCCGGACGCCCTGTTGCGGGTGCGCGAGACGCTCGCCGAGTTGCCGGCGCTCGTGGAGGCCGTCGAGGCCTCGCCCCGGCTCGCGGACTCGCCGGTCGCCGACCTGTTCGCCGACCTCGACCGCGAATCGGCCCGCGAGGTCCGCGAGGAACTGGAGGCCGCGCTCGCGGACGACCCGCCGAAATCGCTGACCGCGGGCGGATTGATTCGCCCCGAGTACGACGAGGAACTCGCGGAACTGGTCGAGCACCACGACGAGGCCGCCGAGTGGCTCGACTCGCTCGCCGCACGCGAGAAGCGCGAACACGGCCTCACGCACGTCTCCGTCGGCCGGAACAAGACGGACGGCTACTACATCCAGGTCGGCAAGAGCGAGTCCGACGACGTCCCCGACCACTACGAGGCCATCAAGACGCTGAAAAATAGCGAGCGGTTCGTCACCGAGGACCTGGAGGAGCGCGAGCGCGAGATCATGCGCCTCGAGGAGCAGCGCGGCGACCTCGAGGCCGAGGTGTTCCGCGACCTGCGCGAGCGGGTGGGCGCCCACGCCGAGTTGCTGCAGGCCGTCGGGCGCGCGTTCGCGGAACTCGACACGCTCTGTTCGCTCGCCGAGCACGCCGTGCGCAACGACTGGGTCCAGCCCGAGTTGACCGACGAAGACGTGCTCGATCTGCGGGCGGCCCGGCACCCGGTCGTCGAGCAGTCCGTCGAGTTCGTCCCGAACGACCTGCGGCTGGACCGCGACCGGCGCTTCCTGCTGGTGACGGGCCCGAACATGAGCGGGAAGTCGACGTACATGCGCCAGGCCGCCCTCGTGACGCTGCTCGCGCAGGTCGGGTCGTTCGTCCCGGCACGGGAGGCACGGGTGGGGCTCGTGGACGGTGTCTACACGCGAGTTGGGGCGCTCGACGAACTCGCGCAGGGCCGCTCGACGTTCATGGTCGAGATGCAGGAGCTGTCCAATATCTTGCATAACGCCACCGAGGACTCGCTCGTCATTCTGGACGAGGTCGGGCGCGGGACGGCGACGTACGACGGGATTTCGATTGCCTGGGCGGCTACTGAGTGGCTGTCTTCGGCACAGGCTACCGCCCCGTCGCCGAAGGTACTGTTCGCGACTCACTACCACGAGCTGACGATGCTGGCCGACCACATCGACACGGTGGAGAACGTCCACGTCGCGGCGGACGAGCAGGACGGCGACGTGACCTTCCTCCGGACGGTCCGTGACGGTGCAGCCGATCGCTCGTACGGGATCCACGTCGCGGAACTCGCGGGTGTTCCCGATCCGGTCGTCAAGCGCTCTCGCGAGGTGCTCCAGCGCCTGCGTGACGAAGAGGCAATCGACGTGCGCGGGAGCGAGGACGAGGTGACCGGCGAGTCGAAACAGGTCGTCTTCGACCTCGGGTCCGGGCAGCTCCGGGGCCAGGCCTCCGCCGACGGTGGCGACGGTGAGACAGTCGACCCTGTCACCGAGTCCGTACTGGAGGAGTTGCAGGGCGTGGATGTCGAGGATACGTCACCCGTGGAGTTGCTCTCGCAGGTGCAGGAGTGGCAGCGGCGGCTCGACGACTGA
- a CDS encoding molybdopterin-dependent oxidoreductase has protein sequence MTTTDRGRRPDRTGRAGTTGDAGGGDTREGRAGTDPARRAGTDYRLLVADRDGSTTRLDYRRLLGQRFESRSCEYRCGSGDRWGGWWRGVPVGRLLDLADVDGTATHLVVASGGGDYTACVPLRVALDGVLALERDGDRLPLGERAPRLVAPDLDSIRTVKGVERVRAVRLAPDEDRDERESFAGRLD, from the coding sequence GTGACGACCACCGACCGCGGCCGCCGGCCCGACCGGACGGGGCGAGCGGGGACCACCGGGGACGCGGGAGGCGGCGACACCCGCGAGGGCCGGGCCGGCACCGACCCGGCACGGCGGGCGGGGACCGACTACCGGCTCCTGGTCGCCGACCGCGACGGCTCGACGACGCGGCTGGACTACCGGCGACTGCTCGGCCAGCGGTTCGAGAGCCGCAGTTGCGAGTACCGGTGCGGGTCGGGCGACCGCTGGGGCGGCTGGTGGCGCGGCGTCCCGGTCGGCCGGCTGCTCGACCTCGCCGACGTGGACGGGACGGCGACGCATCTCGTGGTCGCCTCCGGGGGCGGGGACTACACGGCCTGCGTGCCGCTCCGGGTGGCGCTGGACGGGGTCCTGGCGCTGGAGCGCGACGGCGACCGGCTCCCGCTCGGCGAGCGGGCCCCCCGCCTGGTCGCCCCCGATCTCGACTCCATCCGGACGGTCAAGGGGGTCGAACGGGTCCGCGCGGTCCGCCTCGCACCCGACGAGGACCGCGACGAGCGCGAGTCGTTCGCGGGGCGACTCGATTGA
- a CDS encoding cupin domain-containing protein encodes MPEHVSIDDPTEEPHAELFETPRPRAVRLSLDAGRSMPAHTHPESDVLLHVVEGRMTVELDGEAYDCEAGDLLRFDGRREVAPRAETDAVAVVTFAPRATTDG; translated from the coding sequence ATGCCCGAACACGTCTCCATCGACGATCCGACCGAGGAACCGCACGCCGAACTGTTCGAGACGCCGCGGCCCCGCGCCGTCCGGCTCTCGCTCGACGCCGGCCGGTCGATGCCGGCGCACACCCACCCGGAGTCGGACGTGCTGCTCCACGTCGTCGAGGGCCGGATGACGGTCGAACTCGACGGGGAGGCGTACGACTGCGAGGCGGGCGACCTCCTCCGGTTCGACGGCCGCCGCGAGGTGGCGCCGCGCGCCGAGACCGACGCCGTAGCGGTGGTCACCTTCGCGCCGCGGGCGACCACGGACGGGTGA
- the mobA gene encoding molybdenum cofactor guanylyltransferase codes for MSLLRRDFIVAAGSGAVAGFVGDAWGASDAVDPIADRGPLAGLVAGAAAVEAPRLAVVAGDQPFVAPALVTRLFERAERDDAGGDEPAAVLATVDGEPDPTHAVYPTAAVERAGRRLLAEGTRRLRALVAALERVETRPADADRRCLFDVDTPADHRRARAAAAETGGEVEP; via the coding sequence ATGAGCCTCCTCCGGCGCGATTTCATCGTCGCGGCGGGGAGTGGCGCGGTCGCAGGGTTCGTCGGCGACGCCTGGGGCGCCAGCGACGCCGTCGACCCCATCGCGGACCGGGGGCCGCTGGCCGGCCTGGTCGCCGGCGCGGCGGCGGTCGAGGCGCCGCGGCTGGCGGTGGTGGCCGGCGACCAGCCGTTCGTCGCGCCGGCGCTCGTGACGCGCCTGTTCGAACGGGCCGAGCGCGACGACGCGGGCGGGGACGAGCCGGCAGCCGTCCTGGCGACGGTCGACGGCGAGCCGGACCCGACCCACGCGGTCTACCCGACCGCCGCGGTCGAGCGGGCGGGACGGCGGCTCCTCGCCGAGGGGACCCGCCGCCTCCGGGCGCTGGTGGCCGCGCTCGAACGGGTCGAGACCCGCCCGGCCGACGCCGACCGCCGGTGCCTGTTCGACGTGGACACGCCGGCGGACCACCGGCGGGCCCGGGCGGCCGCCGCCGAGACCGGTGGGGAGGTGGAGCCGTGA
- the trxA gene encoding thioredoxin, which translates to MSESDSDLSEARVRKAEELRARAESDEGSAPNHGDPVHVDGPDEFQSLLDEGGVVLVDFYADWCGPCKMLEPIVADLAAETDATVAKVDVDQQRQLAAQYQVQGVPTMYLFADGEPVERVVGVRQKPELASLIEQYA; encoded by the coding sequence ATGAGCGAATCAGACAGCGACCTGTCGGAGGCACGAGTACGGAAGGCCGAGGAACTGCGAGCACGGGCTGAATCGGATGAAGGCAGCGCTCCGAACCACGGCGATCCGGTCCACGTCGACGGGCCGGACGAGTTCCAGTCTCTCCTCGACGAGGGCGGAGTCGTCCTCGTCGACTTCTACGCGGACTGGTGTGGACCCTGCAAGATGCTCGAACCCATCGTCGCGGATCTCGCGGCCGAGACGGATGCGACCGTCGCGAAGGTGGACGTTGACCAGCAGCGCCAGCTCGCCGCGCAGTACCAGGTCCAGGGCGTCCCGACGATGTACCTGTTCGCCGACGGCGAGCCGGTCGAGCGGGTCGTCGGCGTCCGGCAGAAGCCCGAACTGGCGTCGCTAATCGAACAGTACGCCTGA
- a CDS encoding DUF2249 domain-containing protein, with protein sequence MSRVRPTPEFEHAPTDRPRERLDHVAAGPPTPLKETLERLAEVPDETVLVQFNDRAPQHLYPKLEDRGYQFETVETDEAVVTAIWR encoded by the coding sequence ATGTCCCGAGTGAGACCCACTCCGGAGTTCGAGCACGCGCCGACCGATCGCCCCCGGGAGCGGCTCGACCACGTCGCGGCCGGGCCACCGACGCCGCTGAAGGAGACGCTCGAACGGCTGGCGGAGGTGCCCGACGAGACCGTCCTGGTGCAGTTCAACGACCGCGCACCACAGCACCTCTACCCGAAACTCGAGGACCGTGGCTACCAGTTCGAGACCGTCGAGACCGACGAGGCGGTGGTGACGGCCATCTGGCGGTGA